In the genome of Telluria beijingensis, one region contains:
- a CDS encoding hydrolase 2, exosortase A system-associated codes for MAPRHAPAEPFFLDTARGARFCLYHAPSGPCRGALLYIHPFAEEMNRARRMAAVQARAFAAHGVAVLLLDLHGCGDSGGDFADASWAGWLADIEDGRAWLERRSGQRAGLWGLRLGALLALEAASTAAPARLLLWQPVTDGDSHLKQFLRLRVAADMLQGTSEGSVAALRTQLAAGTTLEIAGYGLAPALADGMAAALPGRLAGTGARGRPAAAAGGGQDRRRLARARRRAAPAGGGRPRVLVDAGDDRSPGAGQRQP; via the coding sequence ATGGCGCCGCGCCACGCGCCCGCCGAACCGTTCTTCCTCGACACGGCGCGCGGCGCGCGGTTCTGCCTGTACCACGCGCCGTCCGGCCCCTGCCGCGGCGCCCTGCTCTACATCCACCCGTTCGCCGAAGAGATGAACCGCGCGCGCCGCATGGCGGCGGTGCAGGCGCGCGCCTTCGCCGCGCACGGCGTCGCCGTGCTGCTGCTCGACCTGCACGGCTGCGGCGACAGCGGCGGCGACTTCGCCGACGCCTCGTGGGCCGGCTGGCTGGCCGATATCGAAGATGGCCGCGCCTGGCTCGAGCGGCGCAGCGGCCAGCGCGCCGGCCTGTGGGGCCTGCGCCTGGGCGCGCTGCTGGCGCTGGAGGCGGCCAGTACGGCTGCGCCAGCGCGCCTGCTGCTGTGGCAGCCGGTCACGGACGGCGACAGCCATCTGAAGCAGTTCCTGCGGCTGCGGGTGGCGGCCGACATGCTGCAGGGGACGAGCGAGGGTAGCGTGGCCGCCCTGCGCACGCAGCTGGCTGCCGGCACGACGCTCGAGATCGCCGGCTATGGCCTGGCCCCAGCCCTGGCCGACGGCATGGCCGCCGCCCTGCCCGGTCGACTGGCTGGAACTGGCGCCCGAGGCAGACCGGCCGCTGCCGCCGGCGGCGGCCAGGATCGGCGACGGCTGGCGCGCGCACGGCGCCGCGCTGCGCCAGCAGGTGGTGGCCGGCCCCGCGTTCTGGTCGACGCCGGAGACGACCGAAGCCCCGGCGCTGGTCAGCGCCAGCCTTGA
- a CDS encoding aminotransferase class I/II-fold pyridoxal phosphate-dependent enzyme produces MHSSLSPIPLAPVLSLASFRRQAGGAATVLDAGQARLVTSGRVAIALALRELGVGAGERVLLPAYHSASMVPPVQWTGATPEFYRVGADARADLDDIATRLAQPAGARVRVVVATHFFGFPQPLAALRALCDAHGVALLEDCAHAFIGDFDGRPPGAWGDYAAASSMKFLPLYEGGALVSARHGLDRVTLRAAGPGFELKTALNTLQRGFAFGRLRGLRIALAPMLRLQALAWNALKRRRRPAAALAPASSDSGYGFDPRWLDKRSALCSRLILALSSPARIAALRRRNYLRLQEALAGLPGLRPLHARLPDGVCPWLFPLVADDPDRLARRLLEAGVPLTRFGYPLWEGVDERTCPHAAHLSRHVLGLPCHQELRDAELARIAQALRQAAST; encoded by the coding sequence ATGCATTCTTCCCTGTCGCCGATCCCGCTCGCGCCCGTGCTGTCGCTGGCTTCGTTTCGCAGGCAGGCCGGAGGCGCCGCCACCGTGCTCGACGCCGGCCAGGCGCGCCTGGTCACCAGCGGCCGGGTGGCGATCGCGCTGGCCCTGCGCGAGCTGGGCGTGGGCGCAGGCGAGCGTGTGCTGCTGCCGGCCTACCACAGCGCCTCGATGGTGCCGCCGGTGCAGTGGACCGGCGCCACGCCCGAGTTCTACCGGGTGGGCGCCGATGCCCGGGCCGACCTGGACGATATCGCCACCCGTCTCGCACAGCCTGCCGGAGCCCGCGTGCGGGTGGTAGTGGCCACCCACTTCTTCGGTTTCCCGCAGCCGCTGGCGGCCCTGCGCGCGCTGTGCGACGCGCATGGCGTGGCGCTGCTCGAGGATTGCGCGCATGCCTTCATCGGCGACTTCGATGGCCGCCCGCCCGGCGCCTGGGGCGATTACGCGGCCGCCAGCAGCATGAAATTCCTGCCGCTGTACGAGGGCGGCGCGCTGGTCTCGGCGCGCCATGGCCTGGACCGCGTCACCTTGCGCGCGGCCGGGCCGGGCTTCGAGCTCAAGACGGCGCTCAATACGCTCCAGCGCGGCTTCGCCTTCGGGCGCCTGCGCGGCCTGCGCATCGCGCTGGCGCCCATGCTGCGCCTGCAGGCGCTGGCCTGGAACGCGCTCAAGCGGCGTCGGCGCCCGGCCGCCGCGCTGGCCCCAGCCTCGTCGGACAGCGGCTATGGCTTCGATCCGCGCTGGCTCGACAAGCGCAGCGCGCTGTGCTCGCGCCTGATCCTGGCGCTGTCGTCGCCGGCCCGCATCGCCGCCCTGCGGCGCCGCAACTACCTGCGCCTGCAGGAAGCGCTGGCCGGGCTGCCGGGCCTGCGGCCGCTGCATGCGCGGCTGCCAGATGGCGTCTGCCCCTGGCTGTTCCCGCTGGTGGCGGACGACCCCGACCGGCTCGCGCGGCGCCTGCTGGAAGCCGGCGTGCCCCTGACCCGCTTCGGCTATCCGCTGTGGGAAGGCGTCGACGAACGCACCTGCCCACACGCCGCCCATCTGTCGCGCCACGTGCTGGGCCTGCCCTGTCACCAGGAATTGCGCGACGCCGAACTGGCCAGGATCGCGCAGGCCTTGCGCCAGGCGGCAAGCACATGA
- a CDS encoding acyl carrier protein, giving the protein MTHLDQVRTILTDVLGLGPAGAALTADSFLLGSLPELDSMAVVTLIAALEEHFGIAIDDDDISASTFATLGSLADFVAARAA; this is encoded by the coding sequence ATGACGCATCTGGACCAAGTCAGAACCATCCTCACCGACGTGCTGGGCCTGGGGCCGGCCGGGGCGGCCCTTACGGCCGATTCCTTCCTGCTGGGCAGCCTGCCCGAACTCGACTCGATGGCCGTGGTCACGCTGATCGCGGCGCTCGAGGAACATTTCGGCATCGCGATCGACGACGACGACATCAGCGCCAGCACCTTCGCCACGCTCGGCAGCCTGGCCGATTTCGTGGCCGCGCGCGCCGCCTGA
- the prsR gene encoding PEP-CTERM-box response regulator transcription factor has product MTQTKPKLLIIEDDPGLQKQLRWSLDAYDVVVAGDREAALAQLRRHEPAVCTMDLGLPPDPDGSTEGLATLQQILALAPDTRVIVLTGNQDHANAVQAIGMGAYDFHHKPCDPEVLNLVIQRAFYLHQLQMENRRMQQVQADSPLAGLITRDPALLKVARSIEKVAPTSASVMLLGESGTGKEVLARAVHALSPRAGERFMAINCAAIPENLLESELFGYEKGAFTGAAKQTKGKVEMAHGGTFFLDEVGDLPMALQAKLLRFLQERVIERVGGREEIPVDVRIVCATHQKLKELCAQGRFREDLYYRLSEIVVTIPPLRQREGDAALLAHHFKNKYCAQESRATLHFAPEAIAAIEAYSWPGNVREMENCIKRAVIMADGNTIVAEDIGLPGEGGQEEPINLRQVRDEAEYKAIVKVLARVDGNIVKASEILGISRPTLYDLMGRHGIRGS; this is encoded by the coding sequence GTGACTCAGACCAAACCCAAACTGCTCATCATCGAAGACGATCCGGGGCTGCAGAAGCAGTTGCGCTGGAGCCTGGACGCCTACGACGTCGTGGTGGCCGGCGACCGCGAGGCGGCGCTGGCCCAGCTGCGCCGCCACGAGCCGGCCGTCTGCACCATGGACCTGGGCCTGCCGCCCGATCCGGACGGCTCGACCGAGGGCCTGGCGACGCTGCAGCAGATCCTGGCGCTGGCCCCGGACACGCGCGTCATCGTCCTGACCGGCAACCAGGACCACGCCAATGCGGTCCAGGCGATCGGCATGGGCGCCTACGACTTCCACCACAAGCCCTGCGATCCCGAAGTGCTCAATCTCGTGATCCAGCGCGCCTTCTACCTGCACCAGCTGCAGATGGAAAACCGCCGCATGCAGCAGGTGCAGGCCGATTCGCCGCTGGCCGGCCTGATCACGCGCGACCCGGCGCTGCTCAAGGTGGCGCGCAGCATCGAGAAGGTGGCGCCGACCTCGGCCTCGGTGATGCTGCTGGGCGAGTCGGGCACCGGCAAGGAGGTGCTGGCGCGCGCGGTGCACGCGCTGTCTCCGCGCGCGGGCGAGCGCTTCATGGCGATCAACTGCGCGGCCATTCCCGAGAACCTGCTGGAAAGCGAACTGTTCGGCTACGAGAAAGGCGCCTTCACCGGCGCCGCCAAGCAGACCAAGGGCAAGGTCGAGATGGCCCATGGCGGCACCTTCTTCCTGGACGAAGTGGGCGACCTGCCGATGGCGCTGCAGGCCAAGCTGCTGCGTTTTTTACAGGAGCGCGTCATCGAGCGCGTCGGCGGGCGCGAGGAAATCCCGGTCGACGTGCGCATCGTGTGCGCAACCCACCAGAAGCTCAAGGAACTGTGCGCGCAAGGGCGCTTCCGCGAAGACTTGTATTACCGCCTGTCCGAGATCGTGGTGACCATCCCGCCGCTGCGCCAGCGCGAAGGCGACGCCGCCCTGCTGGCTCACCACTTCAAGAACAAGTATTGCGCCCAGGAGTCGCGCGCTACCCTGCATTTCGCGCCCGAGGCGATTGCCGCGATCGAGGCCTATTCGTGGCCCGGCAATGTGCGCGAGATGGAAAACTGCATCAAGCGCGCGGTGATCATGGCCGACGGGAACACCATTGTGGCCGAGGACATCGGCCTGCCGGGCGAGGGCGGCCAGGAAGAGCCGATCAACCTGCGCCAGGTGCGCGACGAGGCGGAGTACAAGGCGATCGTCAAGGTGCTGGCGCGGGTCGACGGGAATATCGTCAAGGCCTCCGAGATCCTCGGCATCAGCCGGCCGACGCTGTACGACCTGATGGGGCGGCACGGCATCCGCGGCAGTTAA
- a CDS encoding acyl-CoA ligase (AMP-forming), exosortase A system-associated — protein sequence MPDLIHDFIFDSAARDPAAPALADAARRLDYAALADAVELAAGALGQAGIGRGERVAVYLDKRIENVAAMFGAALAGAVFVPVNPQLKAAQVAHVLADCNVRVLLTSPERLDQLAPVLAGCPDLHTVFVTGPAFHDLPPHLALRDWAASQVRPERAWLAARRAVDADMAAILYTSGSTGKPKGVVLSHRNMVAGATSVASYLGLDRDDRLLAVLPLSFDYGLSQLTCAFLAGASVVLMNYLFAKDIVQAVQDERITGLAAVPPLWMQLGRLEWPADCSLRYLTNSGGAMPRSAVDALRAALPGAELFLMYGLTEAFRSTYLPPDQLARRPDSIGRAIPNAEVLVVRPDGSPCAPDEPGELVHRGALVALGYWNDPAKTAERFRPAPGQPAGLVLPEMAVWSGDTVRRDADGYLYFIGRGDDMIKVSGYRVSPTEVEEGAYATGLVAEAVAFGVPHPQLGQAIVLLAQASEPGLTAAALARQCARQLPAWMVPAHIVLCDGALPRNPNGKLDRPLLRLPYLNLFDETA from the coding sequence ATGCCCGACCTGATCCACGACTTCATCTTCGACAGCGCCGCGCGCGACCCGGCGGCGCCGGCCCTGGCCGACGCCGCCCGCCGCCTCGATTACGCCGCCCTGGCCGATGCGGTGGAGCTGGCCGCGGGCGCGCTGGGCCAGGCCGGCATCGGCCGCGGCGAGCGGGTCGCGGTCTATCTCGACAAGCGGATCGAGAACGTGGCTGCGATGTTCGGCGCCGCGCTGGCCGGCGCGGTCTTCGTGCCGGTCAATCCCCAGCTCAAGGCGGCCCAGGTCGCGCACGTGCTGGCCGACTGCAATGTCCGAGTCCTGCTCACCTCGCCCGAACGGCTGGACCAGCTGGCCCCCGTGCTGGCCGGCTGCCCCGACCTGCACACCGTGTTCGTCACCGGGCCGGCCTTTCATGACCTGCCGCCCCATCTCGCGCTGCGCGACTGGGCGGCCAGCCAGGTCCGTCCCGAGCGCGCCTGGCTGGCGGCGCGGCGCGCCGTCGACGCCGACATGGCGGCCATCCTGTACACCTCGGGCAGCACCGGCAAGCCGAAGGGCGTGGTGCTGTCGCACCGGAACATGGTGGCCGGCGCCACCAGCGTGGCGTCCTACCTCGGCCTGGACCGCGACGACCGCCTGCTGGCGGTGCTGCCGCTGAGCTTCGACTACGGCCTGAGCCAGCTCACTTGCGCCTTCCTGGCCGGCGCCAGCGTGGTGCTCATGAACTACCTGTTTGCGAAGGATATCGTGCAGGCGGTGCAGGACGAGCGCATCACCGGCCTGGCGGCGGTGCCGCCGCTGTGGATGCAGCTGGGCCGGCTGGAGTGGCCGGCCGACTGCAGCCTGCGCTATCTCACCAATTCGGGCGGGGCGATGCCGCGCAGCGCCGTCGACGCCTTGCGCGCGGCCCTGCCCGGCGCCGAGCTGTTCCTGATGTACGGCCTGACCGAAGCCTTCCGCTCGACCTACCTGCCGCCCGACCAGCTGGCGCGGCGGCCCGATTCGATCGGGCGCGCGATCCCGAACGCCGAAGTGCTGGTGGTGCGTCCGGACGGCAGCCCGTGCGCGCCGGACGAGCCGGGCGAACTGGTGCACCGCGGCGCGCTGGTGGCGCTGGGCTACTGGAACGACCCGGCCAAGACCGCCGAGCGCTTCCGCCCGGCCCCTGGCCAGCCGGCCGGCCTGGTGCTGCCCGAGATGGCGGTGTGGTCGGGCGACACGGTGCGGCGCGACGCCGACGGTTATCTGTACTTCATCGGCCGCGGCGACGACATGATCAAGGTGTCCGGCTACCGCGTCAGCCCGACCGAGGTCGAAGAAGGCGCCTACGCCACCGGCCTGGTGGCCGAGGCGGTCGCCTTCGGCGTGCCGCATCCGCAGCTGGGCCAGGCCATCGTGCTGCTGGCCCAGGCAAGCGAGCCTGGCCTGACGGCGGCGGCGCTGGCGCGCCAGTGCGCGCGCC
- a CDS encoding GNAT family N-acetyltransferase — MRWSTLPAARFAEAGADWAALHQAAGAPAVLTPSFVGPLLAAFARGDELLLRCDDGGRTLAMAVMAPTRRGAWATFQPAQAPVGLWLQLPGLDTAALARSLFGVLPGMPLLVALTQADPMILPRPAPGPALHTLDYIATARVTLAGGFERYWEARGKNLRANLRKQRARLEREGRATRLAVERRPQEMAQAVADYGRLEGSGWKAGAGTAVDAANAQGRFYREMLETLAARDAASVYRYYLDQRLVAMDLCIEDRDSIVVLKTAYDQDAAAGLSPALLMREEAMRALFDGGRFARLEFYGRVMEWHTRWTEEVRTMYHVNHYRWPVLRRLHALREARAARAAGSPTDGHTP; from the coding sequence ATGAGGTGGAGCACACTCCCCGCCGCGCGCTTCGCCGAGGCCGGCGCCGACTGGGCCGCGCTGCACCAGGCCGCCGGCGCCCCGGCGGTGCTGACGCCCAGCTTCGTCGGCCCGCTGCTGGCGGCGTTCGCGCGCGGCGACGAGTTGCTGCTGCGCTGCGACGACGGCGGGCGCACGCTGGCGATGGCGGTCATGGCGCCGACCCGGCGCGGCGCCTGGGCCACCTTCCAGCCGGCCCAGGCGCCGGTCGGGTTGTGGCTGCAGCTGCCCGGCCTGGATACCGCGGCGCTGGCGCGTTCGCTGTTCGGCGTGCTGCCGGGCATGCCGCTGCTGGTGGCGCTGACCCAGGCCGACCCGATGATCCTGCCGCGCCCCGCGCCCGGCCCGGCGCTGCATACGCTCGACTACATCGCCACCGCCCGCGTCACGCTGGCCGGCGGCTTCGAGCGCTACTGGGAGGCGCGCGGCAAGAACCTGCGCGCCAACCTCAGGAAGCAGCGCGCCCGCCTCGAACGCGAAGGCCGCGCGACGCGGCTGGCGGTCGAACGCCGGCCGCAGGAGATGGCGCAGGCGGTGGCTGACTACGGCCGCCTGGAAGGCAGCGGCTGGAAGGCCGGCGCCGGCACCGCGGTCGACGCCGCCAATGCCCAGGGGCGTTTCTACCGCGAGATGCTCGAAACGCTGGCGGCGCGGGACGCGGCCAGCGTCTACCGCTATTATCTCGACCAGCGCCTGGTGGCGATGGACTTGTGCATCGAGGACCGCGACAGCATCGTGGTCCTGAAGACCGCCTACGACCAGGACGCCGCGGCCGGCCTGTCGCCGGCGCTGCTGATGCGCGAGGAAGCCATGCGCGCGCTGTTCGACGGCGGCCGTTTCGCCCGGCTCGAATTCTACGGCCGGGTCATGGAATGGCACACGCGCTGGACGGAAGAGGTACGCACTATGTACCATGTCAACCATTATCGCTGGCCCGTGCTGCGGCGCCTGCATGCGCTGCGCGAGGCGCGCGCCGCGCGCGCGGCCGGCTCACCAACCGACGGACACACACCATGA
- the prsK gene encoding XrtA/PEP-CTERM system histidine kinase PrsK has product MDGIVHAVPFFSTRAVVAPAMDAISLTKITVYSYAIAAASFLVLGLFQLTKQRRRGNGVLALACLAMVLWGAALSWEAAGGIAWSRLGDCAELLRNAAWAAFLLVLGGRARDEAGRPSWLRAPVLAGAAVYVLCFCAALTGWWSLAGLPDASLVPVTARAALAVAGMRLVELAYRNRTLQERWAVKFACIGIGVIFVYDFYLYSNVMLFRKVDSDIWAARGVINALAVPLIAISLGRRKLWSSPLAVSRRAVFHSAALSGSALYLLAMSTTGYYLRYVGGTWGTVAQLTFLFAALILLVGVLASGSFRARLKVFISKHFFRYNYDYREEWMRFTRTLSRPGPDLGLRAIEAVAGLVESPGGVLWQRTDSGRYEPVAHWQVPVLAASEPVDSAFCQFLASSQWVVDLHEHARSPDKYDALALPAWLARYPRLWLVVPLMLHDQLFGFVLLQDPRSRVKLNWEVIDVLEIAGSQAAGQLAQQHAANALMVARQFESFNRMSTFVVHDLKNLVTQLSLMNANAVKYKDNPEFQADMLETIDYSVKKMKFMLQKLGRTHAVEQPQPLAVEQVVQQAVALKAAFEPRPQVRIEQAGMRVLADRERLERVLGHLIQNAIEATPRTGGVSVRALREDGMALVEIVDSGEGMSEEFIRERLFRPFESTKSAGMGIGAFESREYINELGGRLEVSSAPGRGTTFRVLLPLHQQEALVAERAA; this is encoded by the coding sequence GTGGACGGCATCGTCCATGCCGTTCCCTTCTTTTCCACGCGCGCAGTCGTCGCCCCCGCCATGGATGCCATTTCCCTAACCAAGATCACGGTCTATAGTTACGCGATCGCCGCCGCCAGCTTCCTCGTCCTGGGCCTGTTCCAGCTGACGAAGCAGCGCCGCCGCGGCAATGGCGTGCTGGCCCTGGCCTGCCTCGCGATGGTTCTGTGGGGCGCCGCGCTGTCGTGGGAAGCCGCCGGCGGCATCGCCTGGTCGCGCCTGGGCGACTGCGCCGAACTGCTGCGCAATGCCGCCTGGGCCGCCTTCCTGCTGGTGCTGGGCGGACGCGCGCGCGACGAGGCCGGCCGGCCATCCTGGCTGCGCGCCCCGGTGCTGGCCGGCGCCGCCGTCTACGTGCTGTGCTTCTGCGCCGCGCTGACCGGCTGGTGGAGCCTGGCCGGGCTGCCGGACGCGAGCCTGGTCCCGGTGACGGCGCGCGCCGCGCTGGCGGTGGCCGGCATGCGGCTGGTCGAACTGGCCTACCGCAACCGCACCCTGCAGGAACGCTGGGCCGTGAAGTTCGCCTGCATCGGCATCGGCGTAATCTTCGTCTACGACTTTTACCTCTACAGCAATGTCATGCTGTTCCGTAAAGTCGATTCCGACATCTGGGCCGCGCGCGGCGTCATCAATGCGCTGGCGGTGCCGCTGATCGCGATCTCGCTGGGGCGCCGCAAGCTGTGGTCGTCGCCGCTGGCGGTGTCGCGGCGCGCCGTGTTCCATTCGGCGGCGCTGTCCGGTTCCGCGCTCTACCTGCTGGCCATGAGCACGACCGGCTACTACCTGCGCTACGTCGGCGGCACCTGGGGCACGGTGGCGCAGCTGACCTTCCTGTTCGCAGCCCTGATCCTGCTGGTCGGGGTGCTGGCCTCGGGCAGCTTCCGGGCCCGGCTGAAGGTCTTCATCAGCAAGCACTTCTTCCGCTACAACTACGATTACCGCGAAGAGTGGATGCGCTTTACCCGCACCCTGTCGCGCCCCGGGCCGGATCTCGGCCTGCGCGCCATCGAGGCGGTGGCGGGCCTGGTCGAGAGCCCGGGGGGAGTGCTGTGGCAGCGCACCGATTCGGGCCGCTACGAACCGGTGGCCCACTGGCAGGTGCCGGTGCTGGCGGCGTCCGAGCCGGTCGACTCGGCGTTCTGCCAGTTCCTGGCCAGCAGCCAGTGGGTGGTCGACCTGCACGAGCATGCGCGCAGCCCGGACAAGTACGATGCGCTGGCGCTGCCGGCATGGCTGGCGCGCTATCCGCGGTTGTGGCTGGTGGTGCCGCTGATGCTGCACGACCAGCTGTTCGGCTTCGTGCTGCTGCAGGATCCGCGCAGCCGGGTCAAGCTGAACTGGGAAGTCATCGACGTGCTGGAGATCGCCGGCAGCCAGGCGGCCGGCCAGCTGGCGCAGCAGCATGCGGCCAATGCCCTGATGGTGGCGCGCCAGTTCGAGTCGTTCAACCGCATGTCGACCTTCGTGGTGCACGACCTTAAGAACCTGGTGACCCAGCTGTCGCTGATGAACGCCAACGCGGTGAAATACAAGGACAATCCCGAGTTCCAGGCCGATATGCTGGAAACCATCGACTACTCGGTCAAGAAGATGAAGTTCATGCTGCAGAAGCTGGGCCGCACCCACGCGGTCGAGCAACCGCAGCCGCTCGCGGTGGAGCAGGTGGTGCAGCAGGCGGTGGCGCTCAAGGCGGCGTTCGAGCCGCGCCCGCAGGTACGCATCGAGCAGGCCGGGATGCGGGTGCTGGCCGACCGCGAACGCCTCGAGCGGGTGCTGGGCCACCTGATCCAGAATGCGATCGAGGCCACGCCGCGCACCGGCGGCGTCTCCGTGCGGGCGTTGCGCGAGGATGGCATGGCGCTGGTCGAGATCGTCGACAGCGGCGAAGGCATGAGCGAGGAATTCATCCGCGAACGCCTGTTCCGGCCGTTCGAATCGACCAAGTCGGCGGGCATGGGCATCGGCGCGTTCGAAAGCCGCGAATACATCAACGAACTGGGCGGCAGGCTCGAGGTGAGCAGCGCGCCCGGCAGGGGCACCACGTTCCGGGTCCTGCTGCCGCTACATCAACAGGAAGCGCTCGTCGCCGAACGGGCCGCATGA
- a CDS encoding hydrolase 1, exosortase A system-associated → MHERALAYASGDAWLYGILSLPAAPAALGVVIVVGGPQYRAGSHRQFALLARELAAAGIPVLRFDYAGMGDSDGATCGFEHAARDIRASIDRFFAETPSLERVALWGLCDGATAAALYAPDDARVAGVALLNPWVRTEQGAARAAIRHYYRARLFDRALWRKIARGQFDWRAALGALWRTLGTARASTSTADAAAPPMPDLPSRMLGALQGFQGPVLLLLSGADLTAREFDDLAATPGPWRKLLDGERFAHHAIERADHTLSRREWHAQVVDLTRRWLRKL, encoded by the coding sequence ATGCATGAGCGCGCGCTGGCCTATGCCTCGGGCGACGCCTGGCTGTACGGCATCCTGAGCCTGCCGGCCGCGCCGGCCGCGCTGGGGGTGGTGATCGTGGTCGGCGGCCCGCAATACCGCGCCGGCAGCCATCGCCAGTTCGCCCTGCTGGCGCGCGAACTGGCGGCGGCCGGCATCCCGGTGCTGCGCTTCGATTACGCGGGCATGGGCGACAGCGATGGCGCCACCTGCGGCTTCGAGCATGCCGCGCGCGACATCCGCGCCTCGATCGACCGCTTCTTCGCCGAGACACCTAGCCTGGAACGGGTTGCATTATGGGGCTTGTGCGACGGCGCCACCGCCGCCGCCCTGTATGCGCCGGACGACGCCCGCGTGGCCGGCGTCGCCCTGCTCAATCCTTGGGTGCGCACCGAACAGGGCGCCGCGCGCGCGGCGATCCGGCACTACTACCGCGCGCGCCTGTTCGACCGGGCGCTGTGGCGCAAGATCGCGCGCGGCCAGTTCGACTGGCGCGCCGCGCTCGGCGCGCTGTGGCGCACGCTGGGGACGGCGCGCGCGTCGACATCGACGGCCGACGCCGCGGCGCCGCCAATGCCCGACCTGCCATCGCGGATGCTCGGTGCGCTGCAAGGCTTCCAGGGCCCGGTGCTGCTGCTGCTGAGTGGCGCCGACCTGACTGCGCGCGAATTCGACGACCTGGCCGCCACGCCCGGCCCCTGGCGCAAGCTGCTCGACGGCGAACGCTTCGCGCACCATGCGATCGAGCGCGCCGACCACACGCTGTCGCGCCGCGAGTGGCACGCGCAGGTCGTGGACCTGACCCGGCGCTGGCTAAGGAAGCTTTAA